From one Leptospira ellinghausenii genomic stretch:
- a CDS encoding type II toxin-antitoxin system Phd/YefM family antitoxin, producing the protein MISVGIRELKSHLSQYIELVKNGENVLITEHNRVVAELKYPEKENSDKNIQKILNQLTSEGKLIPAKRKSTQISKIQKQNLNQKKLGDWWALYQDSKEDKF; encoded by the coding sequence ATGATATCGGTCGGAATACGCGAATTAAAATCTCATCTTAGCCAATATATCGAATTAGTTAAAAATGGCGAAAATGTGCTCATTACAGAGCACAACAGAGTTGTTGCAGAACTCAAATATCCTGAAAAAGAAAACTCCGACAAAAATATACAAAAAATTCTGAATCAACTTACAAGCGAAGGAAAATTAATACCTGCTAAACGAAAATCCACACAAATTAGTAAAATTCAAAAACAAAACCTAAATCAAAAAAAACTAGGTGATTGGTGGGCCTTATACCAAGACTCAAAAGAAGATAAGTTTTAA
- a CDS encoding ribbon-helix-helix protein, CopG family has protein sequence MISLRLPPELERKLDSFAKSEGKSRTEIVKESILHYIKSRGDNKTPYELGLDLFGKYDSANSDLAQNRKAYLQKAIGKKNEKRSSH, from the coding sequence ATGATCAGCCTACGCCTGCCCCCAGAACTAGAAAGAAAACTAGATTCATTTGCAAAATCTGAAGGGAAAAGTCGCACAGAAATAGTGAAGGAATCTATTCTGCACTATATCAAAAGTCGTGGGGATAACAAAACTCCCTATGAATTAGGTTTAGATTTGTTTGGAAAATATGATTCTGCGAATTCTGATTTAGCTCAGAATCGAAAAGCTTACCTACAGAAAGCAATCGGAAAGAAGAATGAAAAACGTAGCTCTCATTGA
- a CDS encoding PAS domain-containing sensor histidine kinase, producing the protein MNLDPRTVVFINIVGCLLMSAGLWFASGYYFKKLRMVKAWSLATLLQGFGWIVMGALRGQVPDWVSISFGNTFIFLSIVSYHVIIVNLFGKKANWKVGIFIAAVLFGTLVLYQFSTFPPQYRISILSFFPSVYFFLTAKTIYVENKRQRLTGNFIFYFFLFSGLFLFGRVLVYTFTEVSVTQIAFGKGPIQDITYLFFYIISVLITFGFLLMCIDIFIKGQIQDEEIYKSLAENSTDIIWVWNFDLEKFTYVSPSITQVTGYSIQEASDHHLSNAYTQDSYLQLKELLIPRMNDFRTSSMKIPYAYELELVRKDGSTIWIEANTVFQKNQNSEIELLGVSRDIDGRKKSEEEMNRYFKELQLLNQTKDKFFSIISHDLKGPIGGMNTFIGMILEDMETRSPKRMRNDLNILYQSSGEVYALLENLLTWARSQTNEISFLPENVSVKTSVDTVISYFTFMTSNKGIRVQNLVGHDIYVFADENMLETILRNLVSNAIKYSHVGGEVKITAEPKDGNVSIQVEDFGTGISDEIRSTFFQIDAKQKSMPGTLGERGTTLGLILCKEFIEKNHGKIFVESEVGKGSKFYFTLPKGK; encoded by the coding sequence ATGAATTTAGATCCAAGAACCGTTGTTTTTATCAATATTGTCGGATGTCTTTTGATGTCCGCTGGCCTATGGTTTGCTTCGGGTTATTATTTTAAAAAACTCAGGATGGTGAAAGCTTGGTCCCTTGCGACATTGTTGCAAGGTTTTGGCTGGATTGTCATGGGCGCTCTTCGGGGCCAAGTCCCTGATTGGGTATCCATTAGTTTTGGTAATACCTTCATATTCTTATCGATTGTGTCTTATCATGTTATCATTGTGAATTTATTTGGGAAAAAAGCGAATTGGAAAGTAGGAATCTTCATTGCGGCAGTACTGTTTGGAACACTGGTACTCTATCAGTTTTCAACATTCCCGCCACAATACCGGATCTCGATTCTTTCTTTCTTTCCGAGCGTTTATTTTTTTCTCACAGCAAAAACGATCTATGTTGAGAACAAAAGACAACGACTAACAGGGAATTTTATATTTTATTTTTTCCTCTTTAGCGGTTTATTTCTTTTTGGCCGAGTTCTTGTTTATACTTTTACGGAAGTCTCCGTCACTCAAATTGCATTTGGGAAAGGGCCAATCCAAGACATTACCTATTTATTTTTTTATATTATCTCTGTCCTGATTACATTTGGTTTTTTATTAATGTGCATTGATATCTTTATCAAAGGACAAATCCAAGATGAAGAGATATACAAATCGCTCGCCGAAAATTCGACTGATATCATTTGGGTATGGAATTTTGATTTAGAAAAGTTTACGTATGTCAGTCCTTCCATTACGCAAGTGACAGGGTATTCCATTCAGGAAGCATCGGATCACCACCTATCGAATGCATATACACAAGATTCTTATTTGCAATTGAAGGAATTGTTAATCCCACGGATGAATGATTTTCGTACTTCCAGTATGAAAATCCCTTATGCCTACGAGCTTGAGTTAGTGCGAAAGGATGGATCTACGATTTGGATTGAAGCAAATACCGTCTTTCAAAAGAACCAAAACTCAGAAATAGAATTACTCGGTGTCTCTCGAGATATTGATGGCAGGAAAAAATCAGAAGAGGAGATGAATCGTTATTTTAAGGAACTACAATTATTAAACCAAACAAAAGATAAATTTTTCTCCATCATATCTCATGATCTAAAGGGTCCTATCGGTGGGATGAATACATTCATTGGCATGATATTGGAAGATATGGAAACCAGGTCTCCCAAACGAATGCGAAATGATCTGAATATTTTATACCAATCCTCAGGTGAAGTGTATGCCTTACTTGAAAATTTATTAACTTGGGCTAGGTCTCAAACCAATGAGATATCATTTTTACCAGAGAATGTATCCGTGAAAACGTCGGTGGATACTGTTATCTCTTACTTTACCTTTATGACATCAAATAAAGGGATTCGGGTTCAGAATTTAGTTGGGCATGATATTTATGTTTTTGCTGATGAGAATATGTTAGAAACGATATTAAGAAATTTAGTTTCTAATGCGATTAAGTATTCTCATGTTGGTGGGGAAGTAAAGATCACCGCAGAACCAAAGGATGGAAATGTATCCATTCAAGTAGAAGATTTTGGGACAGGAATATCAGATGAAATTCGAAGTACGTTTTTTCAAATTGATGCCAAACAAAAAAGTATGCCAGGAACCTTAGGCGAAAGAGGCACAACTCTTGGTTTGATCCTTTGTAAGGAATTTATCGAAAAAAACCATGGGAAAATTTTTGTGGAGAGTGAAGTAGGGAAGGGATCTAAATTTTACTTCACTCTTCCCAAAGGCAAATAA
- a CDS encoding type II toxin-antitoxin system VapC family toxin — protein MKNVALIDSGPIIALFNSKDKFHKQTLKFLKSYHGELVSSWPVITEVIYLLSFSVEAQSDFLEWIERGSIKIFDLNIEDLKYIKNRMRKYSDLPMDLADASLMCISEKMGIERIVSIDSDFSIYKNLKGKFLQNLFKV, from the coding sequence ATGAAAAACGTAGCTCTCATTGATTCCGGTCCTATCATTGCGTTATTCAATTCGAAAGATAAGTTCCACAAACAGACTCTAAAATTTCTTAAATCTTATCATGGTGAATTAGTTTCTTCGTGGCCAGTGATTACCGAAGTTATATATCTGCTTTCTTTCTCAGTTGAAGCACAATCAGACTTTCTTGAATGGATTGAAAGAGGAAGTATCAAAATATTTGATTTAAATATCGAGGATCTTAAATATATTAAAAATCGAATGAGAAAGTATTCAGATCTACCTATGGATTTAGCTGATGCTTCCTTAATGTGTATTTCGGAAAAAATGGGAATCGAACGAATCGTTAGTATTGATTCAGACTTTTCGATTTACAAAAACTTAAAAGGGAAATTTTTACAAAACCTTTTTAAAGTTTAA
- a CDS encoding TetR/AcrR family transcriptional regulator: MKEKITNQALRLLKKEGLKSFSMRKLAETLAIDPMTIYYYFKNKDQLLAELVDVVFRKFYEGLQLEETKAKEKEKLESVLIEYRSFFIQYIDLSLYLIQSPNEEYPAVKILNDLILDLIQASSPYEDPELTRDILVDFIHGNALSVSNKPRKRLKGRTKENQTEQFRESLTILFHRLFYNTRLT; the protein is encoded by the coding sequence ATGAAAGAAAAAATCACAAATCAGGCCTTGCGTTTGCTAAAAAAAGAAGGATTAAAATCCTTCAGCATGCGGAAACTCGCAGAAACATTAGCAATCGATCCGATGACGATATACTATTACTTCAAAAATAAAGACCAACTTTTGGCCGAGCTTGTGGATGTAGTCTTTCGCAAATTTTATGAGGGATTACAATTGGAGGAAACAAAAGCGAAAGAGAAAGAAAAATTGGAATCAGTGCTTATAGAGTATAGATCCTTTTTTATCCAATACATTGATTTGTCTTTATACCTGATCCAAAGTCCAAACGAGGAATACCCGGCAGTCAAAATCTTAAATGATTTGATTTTAGATTTGATCCAAGCCTCAAGTCCCTACGAAGATCCAGAACTCACCAGGGACATTTTGGTTGATTTCATTCATGGGAACGCACTATCTGTTTCCAACAAGCCACGTAAACGATTGAAGGGTAGAACAAAAGAGAACCAAACAGAGCAATTTAGAGAATCACTTACAATACTCTTCCATCGTTTGTTTTATAACACTCGTTTGACTTAA
- a CDS encoding dihydrofolate reductase family protein: protein MISLKAYIATSLDGLIAKKDGSVDWLHSEKYHLENEDFGYEKFMKSIDCIVMGRITFETVLQFEPYPFENVPVIVVSNNPNYQIESKHQISVFTHSLRELIPFLESNQYQNVYVDGGKLIQSFLNESLLDEITITQIPILLGSGIPLFGGTDKEIDLKHRKTQTFPNGFVQTEYEIAK from the coding sequence ATGATATCATTAAAAGCATATATTGCAACTAGCCTAGACGGATTGATTGCAAAAAAAGATGGATCGGTCGACTGGCTTCACTCGGAAAAATACCATCTGGAAAATGAAGACTTCGGATACGAAAAGTTTATGAAATCCATCGATTGTATCGTGATGGGCAGGATTACGTTTGAAACTGTTTTACAGTTCGAACCCTATCCCTTCGAAAACGTACCTGTCATCGTGGTATCAAACAATCCAAACTACCAAATCGAATCGAAACACCAGATTTCAGTCTTCACACACTCGTTACGAGAACTCATTCCTTTTCTCGAATCGAATCAGTACCAAAATGTCTATGTGGATGGTGGGAAACTCATCCAATCGTTTCTGAACGAATCCCTATTGGATGAAATCACAATCACACAAATTCCCATCCTTCTTGGGAGTGGGATTCCACTCTTTGGTGGGACTGACAAAGAGATTGATCTTAAACATAGAAAAACACAAACCTTTCCCAATGGATTTGTCCAAACTGAATATGAGATTGCGAAATAA
- a CDS encoding TrmH family RNA methyltransferase translates to MQKILSPHDERLTDYSLLKSKESPSDTFVADHEKTAVRLLLSDFEVQSVFCTEKYWQKHKDLITSKLQNEEKCFVADKSIFEETIGFHVHQGFMAVGKQKWVKEEDLTFPILILNAIVDSENIGSILRSAAAFGIQSVLFDTKSASPYLRRSVRVSMGAIFQLKVAKSANLPESIHRMKKRSAKVIALALPKENSDHIPKTKTIQEMGKQENLVLIIGNEANGIEESVIDASDMIGYIPMKNKIDSLNVSHALAVALSHLL, encoded by the coding sequence ATGCAAAAAATCCTTTCCCCACATGACGAAAGACTCACCGATTATTCCCTTTTGAAATCGAAGGAATCCCCTTCTGATACATTCGTTGCGGATCATGAAAAAACAGCCGTTAGATTGCTTTTATCAGATTTTGAAGTCCAATCGGTTTTTTGCACAGAGAAATATTGGCAAAAACACAAAGACCTCATCACATCCAAATTACAAAATGAAGAGAAGTGTTTTGTTGCCGATAAATCCATCTTTGAAGAAACCATTGGGTTCCATGTGCACCAAGGGTTTATGGCAGTTGGGAAACAAAAATGGGTAAAAGAAGAAGACCTAACGTTTCCCATCCTTATCCTGAATGCAATCGTTGATAGTGAAAATATAGGCTCCATCCTTCGCAGTGCAGCAGCATTTGGCATCCAATCGGTTCTATTCGATACCAAGTCAGCCTCACCCTACCTCAGACGTTCTGTCAGAGTCTCCATGGGTGCAATCTTCCAATTGAAGGTAGCAAAATCAGCCAACCTACCCGAATCGATTCACCGAATGAAGAAGAGGTCTGCGAAAGTGATCGCACTCGCCCTTCCCAAGGAAAATTCAGATCACATTCCAAAAACAAAAACCATCCAAGAGATGGGAAAACAAGAGAACCTCGTCCTCATCATTGGCAATGAAGCAAATGGGATTGAAGAAAGTGTAATCGATGCATCGGATATGATTGGTTACATCCCTATGAAAAACAAAATCGATTCATTGAATGTATCCCATGCCTTGGCTGTGGCACTTTCACACCTTCTTTAA
- a CDS encoding PIN domain-containing protein, with amino-acid sequence MIYYIETSIILSIILGDHFNDKAVKIWNAPSEKVSSILTLIEATIVLRRFFKNNKKNLSAQWLSKHEKLLKELLSECSLMKIDESIQSIIELKKEIADCRSLDGIHVATAIFLKDVMRSSNFAFHSFDTRVNEVAAKFGLRPDVV; translated from the coding sequence ATGATATACTATATTGAAACTAGTATTATACTTTCTATTATTCTAGGGGATCATTTTAACGATAAGGCAGTAAAAATTTGGAATGCTCCTAGCGAAAAAGTGAGTTCTATCCTTACCCTAATAGAAGCGACTATAGTTTTAAGAAGATTCTTTAAAAATAACAAAAAGAACCTTTCTGCGCAATGGCTTTCAAAGCATGAAAAACTTCTAAAAGAATTACTTTCTGAATGTTCCCTCATGAAAATTGACGAGAGTATTCAATCTATAATAGAATTAAAGAAGGAAATTGCAGATTGTAGGTCTTTAGATGGTATTCATGTTGCAACTGCAATTTTCTTAAAAGATGTTATGCGTTCATCAAATTTTGCATTTCATAGTTTTGATACTAGAGTAAATGAAGTAGCTGCAAAATTTGGATTAAGACCAGACGTCGTATAA